From the Argentina anserina chromosome 3, drPotAnse1.1, whole genome shotgun sequence genome, the window TCTAACGGTCTTGAAAAGTTTTTTATCCTACATTTATAGTTATATGATTGCAACTAAAACAAAAACCATAGCTGATAAGAAACAGTATGTTAGCTAGCTCATTTGCTGCATTGCATTGTGAAAGAAATCAGCAGTATCTCTATGTTTCACCTCACGATATTCAGGTGTTAAGTACTGCAAGCACCGTTGCGCAACATGGTTGCCATTTGTGTTCTTGATCAAATTCACTATCCCAGGCTTTAGTGAGGAAACAATAATGGAAAACTGCTCTGGAGTTTTGAGGGTTTCAATAACCTTTTGAACTGCCCTTGTCCTGTTGTTGGCAAGAAATCCATTTTTGTCATACcagaataataataaaagaattaaaaaaagtaACTAAATCAAGAAgggggggggagagagagagagagagagagagccaaCCCATGCATATCACAGGAAATATGAACAAGTTCTCCAGATTTTTTAGTGATTGAATAAAGAATTTGCCTTTGCTGCTCATCATCACACACTTCAAGAAGCTTCTGAATGAGGTAATTCCCAAAAGGATCTGTCATAAGCTCAACAATGTGATCTATGATTTCAAGAAATATATTCTCAACATCTTTTCGTGCTCCTTCAGAAAATTTTCTTTGTAAGAACCGGCAGCCATGCTGATCCTTAGCCATGAGATAAACTCTGCCACTTATTCCATCCGTTGAGCTATATTTCTGAGGCAATGCCTTTGTATCATTATACTTCTGAGGAAGTGCCTTCAAATCTGTACTTTTGACATGCATTAAACCAGGGAACATACCCCATGTGTTCATATTATCCAATTGAAAGTTTCCAGCATTTGCGGTTGATAAGTTTTGCCGGAGATGACAATTTGAGACAACCTTACCATTAGGACCAACATGACCAAGTGATTCATCAGCTGCTCCAACAGCACCAAATTTCACAGCTTTGATTGTGTTAATTCCATGAGATCTTGTTAGAATCTTTTCAGGAACATTCTGTTTTCCCACTTTGTCAAGACCATGAATCCTGCTAAAATCAGTGTAGGATAGTGCAGGGCTTGCTTGGTTTGTGCCCCTGGAAATCAGATAGTTGTTCCAAATTCGTTCTTGATTAGAATACTCCAGTTGGTGAGAAATTGGGACCTCAAAATTGGGGTGCCTGGTTGGTCTGCTACCAACATTGCCATTGTCTTGAACCATATTTGGAGCTTGATCATGAAGTTGCTGCAAGTACACATACCGCTGCTGCATCCTAAAATATTGTTCCTCTTGGATATTCCTCCAACTCATTTGATGTTGTTGTGAATGTAGGTATGGAAAACGAGATTGTGCATCCAAAAAGAATTGGTGCTGTTCAGATGTCAGAGGAATCTGCAAACCAGGAGCAGGCACATTGGAGAGGAACTGAAAACCTTGCACAGCATGAGCTAGAGGAACAGCTGAAGACAATTTTTCGATGGGAACTTGAGGCTTTTTAAGCTCTTCTGGACTGAATTTCGATATGTTTGAACTTTCTTGGCCAATTTTTGtcacatcaaactcataaaaacCACAAGGTATGCCAGTTGCTGCTTGGAAAGGTGGACAAACCATAAGGGTATCCATATTCGGAACCTGTGGCTTCAAGGTGTTTGTGATTTGGCCATCATCAAAGTTCAGTCCTGCAAATGCAGACGTTAAGGATTGGTCATCAGGCAGATTTGATAGCTCAGCTGGTTGAACCCGTTTGGCAGACgatttttgaattttcttcaCCGAGTTCTTTCCCTCATCGAGCCTCTCGTTATTGTTATGGAATTTTTTACTCAGAGGCCCTCCTTTGTAAGAGGAGTTGACACAAATGGTAGACATGCCTCCATTCAAGGACACAGTCTTGGTGCCAGAATCCTCAGAATGTGAAGTCGCATTCGGTATCTCACCAAGGAGCTTCTCAAATTCATCAAACTCTAGTTCAGTTCTTCCTCCTTCCATATCGGCGCCACAATTCGTCAATGGTCTAGTAGCCAAGGCAAATCCACCTAGAAATCCTTCAATTCAGCAAGAACTTATAACTACTCGCATGATGTAATTATAATATTGAGTAAATAGAGGGCCAAAACCTCACTGAGAACCACAGATTCGAATAACAACCACAATCGTATACTTTCTGTGCAAATCACAACTCAACACTCTACAAAACACCCAGATGAAATGAAAATCTACAATCGTTCAACTGATCATGACATTGATTTCcataaaaacaaacaatatgCTGTTGCAAACAGAAATCACTCTaccaacaatctcaataaGCAAATAAGCATCAGTCAGCAATATATGGTAAACCAGAAAATCCAATGCATGCCTAACCCCAGTCCACAAAACGACTCACACAACATCAAgatcatcatgatcatcaAGACTGATAAGGAAATCCATTTCTTACGTACCAAATAAATAAAGCTGCTGATCAATCGGATTGCCCTACATTAAGAAAGACACACATACCCAAATTAGATGATGATCAATCCCGGACGATGATCGTGTTCGTCAAATGCTGAATCAGAAAAGACGAAATCTTTGAACAGCGGTTGTGAGTATACAGAAGAATGCAGGGAGTTAGTGATGAAACATGAAAGAGACGAGCAGTGGAATCAGAGTGTGGGGGAGAAAACAGACGTATACAAGTGAGGGTGTTTGGCAGAGAAAtggagaagaggaagagggtgGCTTTGGTAAAGAATTAAAGGAACAAGTGCAAAGGGAGTGACAGTTAATAAGTGTGTGTTGGGTTCAGCTGAGGATTGAGTGTGTGAGACGgcgtgaagaagaagaagaagaagatgaacaagGAAGGAACAGATGTGGTTTGTTTTCAATGAAACTACTACTGATCGATCTAATGTGAGAAATAGATGGAAGATGATGGCATTTGATTCGGCAACTCACTCACTCACACTCGCGCACACAACAACTACGAGAGAGACTCCAACAAACCAAACCAACCCACACATCATATTTGCCATTTTCATGCATGGAATGGAATTATATGACAATGTGGACACATTGCAATATGGGAATGCTCTCATTCTTGCTTGGTTTTTACTATGTTATTTGCATGTTACATGTTCTATGCTTTTTGGTTTCACCTTCCAAAGATATTACCATAACATCCTTTAGTTCAAGAACTATACTAGGATTCCCATCTCACACCATTTCACCCACAATCCTAGTGGTTATGTTATGTAATAGAAAGGGCATCTTTCTCTTGGTGTGTGTTACCCAATTTGTTCATGCCAAATTAAAAGAGATGAATTGGCAATGCCATACAAGCCACGAGATCATTAGGTTTATTTATAGAATTGTAGTCCCCATGGCCGCAAATGGCAATAGAGAGCAAGGCAAGTAAAGTTTGGGTTCACATCCACATTTGAGAGTGTACAAAGAGACCTAGCTAGTTCAATTTCCATGAAATGTGAGAATACTAATAATAAGGTCTGAAATTGATCGATGGACTAATAATAACTCCACCTCTCTAACAATGAGAATATGTACAATAAAGTGAGTCCATGAGAAATGAATGGGTTGGAAACTTAACAATAAGGCTGACAAGTAATACAAGTGTCCACCCTCAAATaccttttcttattttttttcttttgttggaACTTGTAATTGGAATACAAGCATGTTGGTGTGAGTGGCCATAAACAAGAAATGATCCTCATAACTATTCAATGGCGAGGTGTTCGGATCCCCGCAACTGCTCCAGTTACTTACACCAATCTTTGCTTAACAACTTGAAAATTTTTGTTGAAAAAGAACAGCAATGCTTTGAAAACTCTAGAGCGTTAAATGGTAAACACCTTGATTCATAGTTTTAACTGAATCATCTCCGCTTGGTTCAGGTTTAGATTCTGACTTGTTCAAGTCCAACCACAGGTCTATGGGAATTGTTGTGTTGCCTATGTTCTAGAACATTTTTGGATTTAGGAGAAAGAATATAAAGCCAAATGTCAATTTCAAGCACCGTCGTTCCTAATTAGACGAATATTTTCTCAAGTTCTCTCGCATCTTCGAGAGATCCCCCATCATAAACAATCATTCTATTTAGTACAACTGTGCAACTGTTTGGTAACACAACATGGGTAGACTTGAAACTCAAACCACCTCTTATCCAACATTTCATCTTCCCCATCCCACACAAGCGACTGGTTTGGTTCCACTAGAGGTAATTTTGGGTTCAGTGAGACCCAGTAGTGAGACATTGACATCAGACTCGACATTGTTGTTCTTGTTCATAATAACATTAAGCACAGCACACTTCCCATTGAGTCACCCAGCTTTCATACCCAGTTGAGGCAAATGGAAATACGATGGGGGGGATAGCTTATAGCACAAGTAACAAATATAGGCAGTCTCAACTGTCATGGAGAAGATCCGCCAGAGAAATAATCGATATTGGCCCAGAGAGAAAGCATGTCCAATTCCAGGTTCCTACTGTGGAAGAGAATCATTGCGGCCAATATCGAATAGCACGCTTTCAAAGAGCCCACGGGTGATCGCGTTTACATCATCAACCAAACACCACCCCATCAAAACCACTACTAAGACTCAGATAACAACCATCTTAACCAGATTCTAAATTTTAAGGCAGCATCACATGTATAGCACCATAATTTCACGTTGCATTGAAACACCCGGACAAACACGAAGcatgcaaaataaaaacagcgAACAAATACCACGAAAATCTTCTTCCATTCAAATTATTGCATATCAATGGTACACACTGAACTGCAATTCTGAGACATCCGCGGCACGCAACAGTAAAGCTAACCTCACCAGAATCTTTATGCATACAAAAAATGTGTCCAAACATTATCATTCTAATTCTAGAATCTTGTGGCTGCCCTCTAGCTGAGTCAATTTACGTTTTCAGTAACCATATCCTGTCACAATAAGGGAAAATGAGTCAGCAATTAGCAGAGGAGAAGTTAAGAGTCAAAAGTACGAGTGGCATTTGCCTAACAGATTATCCACCACTACAAACCTGAGTTGTCCATGGGGTTTCCGGCAGGCACTGGTTCCGGCTCCTTGATCTCAACAACCACACAGTCCGACATCAAGAATGTTTTCGCAACAGAGGCTGCATGCTCTAGGCAACATCTGACCACCTAATTAACAAAAAGAACAATGCAAAGAAGAGTCAACATGAATGCTGTCGAGATAATGGTCAAATGTCTATTAACAGGAACATACAAACACATGCAGTTAGAATCTCAAGCAAAAAACCAATATGTACTCAGTAGATAACTTGAAAATAGACATGGGCTGCATTAATTCAAAAGCAAGTGACCAACTGAATAAGCTCATGAAACATGCGATGGTAGACTGCCCTGAAAACAACAGGCATTTCTCATTTCATGCCATTTTACACTATATGAACTGGTTAAATCTATGTTCAATAAAACAAACAACGTGTGTGCGTAGTGTTGACAATTTGACACAACCACCATTTATGATCCCACCTCCCAGAGAAAAGCTCAAAAAACCAACTTACCTTGGTTGGATCAATGATTCCAGCAGCCATTAGATCTTCATAGTTTCCAGTCGCAGCATTATATCCATATTTAAAGTTGTCACTAGAAAGAACCTGTAGAATGGAAATAATCAAAAATCTCAATTCACCAACAAAAATTTAAAGCAAATTAGAATAAACCTATCATACAGAACAAAACAGATACCTTCTCGCTGACCACACTTCCATTCACACCAGCGTTCTTGGCTATCAATTTCAGAGGGTAGCAAAGAGCTCTTTTAACAATATCTGCTCCAACCTGTATTTAACAAATGTCTTCAGCATATCAATAGACAGGAAAGGCAATCATGGATTTAATCTCAAGAAGCATAATATAATCCATGGCCGACATAGGCAAGTCCTTCATCAAAAACATAGTTTaccttttcttcatcattatCAAGAGCATTTTTAATGGCGTCAACCTTGGAGGCCAACCTCAAAAGGGTGCATCCTCCTCCAACAACAATACCCTCCTCAACAGCTGCCTGAAAATAAAATGTTTTGAGGCTTTCAATGAAACAATGATGTGATGGAAAGATGGATTTATGAACAATTCATTGCTATCGGCATGATACCTTGGTGGCATTGAGAGCATCTTCAACTCtcagtttcttttctttcagcTCTGTCTCAGTTTGTGCCCCAACCTTAGGACATCAAGTAACAAATACATAAGGGACCATTGGCATTAAGATTTTATCCAAATAGGCTCAATGCTCTAAAGCTTACTTGTATCACAGCAACACCACCAGATAGTTTCGCAATCCTTTCACTGAGCTTCTCCTTTTCATACTCCTGCTCGGCAGCCTGCATGTGTAGTCCAAATTAGCAAGGTTACAGAAACAATGATTACCAACTACATCTGAATGCAAGTCTTACCTCGATAAGATTTTTAATCTGTGCAACTCGTTTGTTAACTGCATCCTGGGTACTTCCATCACCAACAATTGTGCTGGTATCCTTTGTAAGAACCACCTTTGAAGCGTGGCCAAGGACCTCCTTCCCAACATTGTCTAATGTAAGCCCTACCTCTTCTCTAATCACAGTTCCTACGTAAGATAACAGTACGTCACTATCACAACATCATTGTGAGACAATATGACTCATATGCCTACAGCTGCCTTCCATGCTGAAGGTAGAAAGATGGCCTATACTACTAGCCCAACAGAATTGAGCAAGACAAGGTAAAGAAACGAAAAGAGGTAGAAGTGAAAGTACCCCCGGTCAATATGGCAATATCATCAAGATACTGGCTCTTGCGATCTCCAAATCCTGGAGCTTTGAGGGCAGCAATCTTTAGAGATCCTCTAAGCTTGTTCACAACAAGAGTTGCAAGAGCTTCTTGTTCAATGTCTTCAGCAATTATCACAACTGGATATCCTCCTCTAATAGCATCCTCCAAAATGTTAATAAGGTCTCTTGCATTTGTTATCTTTTTATCAACAAGAAGCAACTGCAAAAACAACTGTGTTATGATGCAAAGCTACAATAACCAACATAAAATTCCAGACATGAAAAAAAGTAGCTGATTACAGTACCTTGCagttctcaaattcaacagccATTTTCTCGCTGTCAGTGACAAAGTAAGGTGAGATGTAACCACGATCAAACTGCATTCCTTCAACAACATAAAGACTGTTCTCAGCACTTTTTCCCTCTTCAAGTGTCACAACACCCTTTCGACCCACTTTGCTCAAGGCTTCAGCAATCATTTGTCCTACTTCATAGTTGT encodes:
- the LOC126787908 gene encoding pumilio homolog 12, producing MEGGRTELEFDEFEKLLGEIPNATSHSEDSGTKTVSLNGGMSTICVNSSYKGGPLSKKFHNNNERLDEGKNSVKKIQKSSAKRVQPAELSNLPDDQSLTSAFAGLNFDDGQITNTLKPQVPNMDTLMVCPPFQAATGIPCGFYEFDVTKIGQESSNISKFSPEELKKPQVPIEKLSSAVPLAHAVQGFQFLSNVPAPGLQIPLTSEQHQFFLDAQSRFPYLHSQQHQMSWRNIQEEQYFRMQQRYVYLQQLHDQAPNMVQDNGNVGSRPTRHPNFEVPISHQLEYSNQERIWNNYLISRGTNQASPALSYTDFSRIHGLDKVGKQNVPEKILTRSHGINTIKAVKFGAVGAADESLGHVGPNGKVVSNCHLRQNLSTANAGNFQLDNMNTWGMFPGLMHVKSTDLKALPQKYNDTKALPQKYSSTDGISGRVYLMAKDQHGCRFLQRKFSEGARKDVENIFLEIIDHIVELMTDPFGNYLIQKLLEVCDDEQQRQILYSITKKSGELVHISCDMHGTRAVQKVIETLKTPEQFSIIVSSLKPGIVNLIKNTNGNHVAQRCLQYLTPEYREFLYEAATSNCVELATDRHGCCVLQKCLSHSDGEQRDRLICKITSNALILSQDPFGNYVVQFVFELQLPWATVDILEQLEGNYGDLSVQKYSSNVVEKSLKYAGEENRTRIIQELIENIRLDQIMQDPYGNYVIQAALSQSKGTLHSKLVEAIKHHVPVLRTSPYGKKILSTNVLKK
- the LOC126787910 gene encoding ruBisCO large subunit-binding protein subunit beta, chloroplastic, which translates into the protein MASTFAAMTSVGSLAAPSGRVADKKFDTLSSRASISSFSFSKRPNVALRRTRSPRVSAMAKELHFNKDGSAIKKLQAGVNKLADLVGVTLGPKGRNVVLESKYGSPKIVNDGVTVAKEVELEDPVENIGAKLVRQAAAKTNDLAGDGTTTSVVLAQGLIAEGVKVVAAGANPVLITRGIEKTTKALVRELKLMSKEVEDSELADVAAVSAGNNYEVGQMIAEALSKVGRKGVVTLEEGKSAENSLYVVEGMQFDRGYISPYFVTDSEKMAVEFENCKLLLVDKKITNARDLINILEDAIRGGYPVVIIAEDIEQEALATLVVNKLRGSLKIAALKAPGFGDRKSQYLDDIAILTGGTVIREEVGLTLDNVGKEVLGHASKVVLTKDTSTIVGDGSTQDAVNKRVAQIKNLIEAAEQEYEKEKLSERIAKLSGGVAVIQVGAQTETELKEKKLRVEDALNATKAAVEEGIVVGGGCTLLRLASKVDAIKNALDNDEEKVGADIVKRALCYPLKLIAKNAGVNGSVVSEKVLSSDNFKYGYNAATGNYEDLMAAGIIDPTKVVRCCLEHAASVAKTFLMSDCVVVEIKEPEPVPAGNPMDNSGYGY